The Streptomyces seoulensis genome contains a region encoding:
- a CDS encoding non-heme iron oxygenase ferredoxin subunit, translated as MTTTFQRACGLSELSEDTPKRVELDGTPVSVVKTEGEVYAIYDICSHANVSLSEGEVEDGQIECWLHGSCFDLRSGKPSGPPATRPVPVYPVKIEGDDVLVSLTQES; from the coding sequence ATGACGACGACCTTCCAGCGCGCCTGCGGACTGAGCGAGCTGTCGGAGGACACCCCCAAGCGGGTGGAACTCGACGGCACGCCGGTCTCGGTCGTGAAGACCGAAGGGGAGGTGTACGCGATCTACGACATCTGCTCGCACGCGAACGTCTCCCTCTCCGAGGGCGAAGTGGAGGACGGGCAGATCGAGTGCTGGCTGCACGGCTCCTGCTTCGACCTCCGTTCCGGCAAGCCGTCCGGCCCGCCCGCGACGCGCCCCGTCCCCGTATACCCCGTAAAGATCGAAGGGGACGACGTGCTCGTCTCCCTCACCCAGGAGTCCTGA
- a CDS encoding TetR/AcrR family transcriptional regulator: protein MPHPRPMRADARRNRERLLTAAASAFAEHGENASLDDIARRAGVGSGTLYRHFPTRRALLEAAYSARVDALGERGEELSRALPPGEALTEWLHEVCVATIQVRGLKSLLGSAVTDADAPMTACGTVVNGTAARLVRSAQEEGTLRPDITPAELLRLAHGIASAAELGGGEAREIGRYLGWLLDGVRRRPPHVVPPERPNRTGHPPEH from the coding sequence ATGCCCCACCCCAGGCCCATGCGGGCGGACGCCCGGCGCAACCGTGAACGCCTGCTGACCGCGGCGGCGTCGGCGTTCGCCGAACACGGTGAGAACGCCTCCCTGGACGACATCGCCAGACGCGCGGGCGTCGGCTCCGGCACGCTCTACCGCCACTTCCCCACCCGTCGGGCCCTCTTGGAGGCGGCGTACTCGGCCCGCGTCGACGCCCTGGGCGAGCGCGGCGAGGAGTTGTCCCGCGCCCTGCCCCCGGGTGAGGCGCTGACGGAGTGGCTCCACGAGGTCTGCGTGGCGACGATCCAGGTCCGGGGCCTGAAGTCCCTCCTGGGCTCGGCTGTGACCGACGCCGACGCACCCATGACGGCCTGCGGCACGGTGGTGAACGGCACGGCGGCCCGCCTGGTCCGGTCCGCCCAGGAGGAGGGCACCCTCCGCCCCGACATCACCCCGGCCGAACTCCTCCGCCTCGCCCACGGCATCGCGTCGGCGGCGGAACTGGGCGGCGGGGAGGCGCGGGAGATCGGGCGGTATCTGGGCTGGCTGCTGGACGGCGTTCGACGGCGGCCCCCACACGTCGTGCCACCCGAACGGCCCAACAGGACGGGTCACCCACCGGAACATTAA
- the dapD gene encoding 2,3,4,5-tetrahydropyridine-2,6-dicarboxylate N-succinyltransferase → MTDTASRTTGAVAAGLATIAADGTVLDTWFPAPELVAEPGPSGSERLSADRAAELLGDNAVSALGPDARRGVEVVAVRTVIASLDEKPIDAHDVYLRLHLLSHRLVKPHGQSLDGIFGHLANVAWTSLGPVAVDDVEQVRLNARAAGLHLQVTSIDKFPRMTDYVAPKGVRIADADRVRLGAHLAEGTTVMHEGFVNFNAGTLGTSMVEGRISAGVVVGDGSDIGGGASTMGTLSGGGNVIIAIGERCLVGAEAGVGIALGDECVVEAGLYVTAGTRVTMPDGQIVKARDLNGASNILFRRNSVTGAVEARPNNAVWGGLNDILHSHN, encoded by the coding sequence ATGACCGACACTGCTTCCCGTACCACCGGCGCCGTCGCCGCCGGTCTCGCCACGATCGCCGCCGACGGCACCGTTCTCGACACCTGGTTCCCGGCTCCCGAGCTCGTCGCCGAGCCCGGTCCCTCCGGCAGCGAGCGGCTGTCCGCCGACCGGGCCGCCGAACTGCTGGGCGACAACGCGGTCTCCGCGCTCGGCCCGGACGCCCGGCGTGGCGTCGAGGTGGTCGCGGTCCGTACGGTCATCGCCTCGCTGGACGAGAAGCCGATCGACGCGCACGATGTCTACCTGCGCCTGCACCTGCTCTCCCACCGCCTGGTCAAGCCGCACGGCCAGAGCCTGGACGGCATCTTCGGCCACCTCGCCAACGTCGCCTGGACCTCGCTCGGCCCGGTCGCCGTGGACGACGTCGAGCAGGTGCGGCTGAACGCCCGCGCCGCCGGCCTGCACCTCCAGGTCACCTCGATCGACAAGTTCCCCCGCATGACGGACTACGTCGCCCCCAAGGGCGTGCGCATCGCCGACGCCGACCGCGTCCGCCTCGGCGCGCACCTCGCCGAGGGCACCACGGTCATGCACGAGGGCTTCGTCAACTTCAACGCCGGCACGCTGGGCACCTCCATGGTCGAGGGCCGCATCTCCGCGGGTGTCGTCGTCGGCGACGGCTCCGACATCGGCGGCGGCGCCTCCACCATGGGCACCCTCTCCGGCGGCGGCAACGTCATCATCGCCATCGGCGAGCGCTGCCTCGTCGGCGCCGAGGCGGGAGTCGGCATCGCGCTGGGCGACGAGTGCGTGGTCGAGGCCGGCCTGTACGTCACGGCGGGCACCCGCGTGACGATGCCCGACGGCCAGATCGTCAAGGCCCGCGACCTGAACGGCGCCTCCAACATCCTCTTCCGCCGCAACTCGGTCACCGGCGCGGTCGAGGCCCGGCCGAACAACGCGGTGTGGGGCGGGCTGAACGACATCCTGCACAGCCACAACTGA
- the sufD gene encoding Fe-S cluster assembly protein SufD, with translation MAEAQNIPVGSTTAGSIAVAAESTVATRMSAPPSFDVADFPVPHGREEEWRFTPLERLRGLHDGTAVASEGLKVVVEAPEGVTVENVGRDDARLGKAGTPVDRVAAQAYSAFEQASVVTVPKDTVLTEPIRIAVHGEGGTAFGHQVIELGAFAEALVVIDHSGDAVLAANVDYVLGDGAKLTVVSVQDWDDKAVHVAQHNALVGRDASFKSVVVTFGGDVVRLHPRVSYAGPGGEAELFGLYFTDAGQHQEHRLLVDHNTPHCRSHVVYKGALQGEGAHAVWIGDVLIEAKAEGTDTYEMNRNLVLTDGSRVDSVPNLEIETGEIVGAGHASTTGRFDDEQLFYLMARGIPEHEARRLVVRGFFAELVQQIGVPDIEERLLTKIEEELEAAVA, from the coding sequence ATGGCTGAGGCTCAGAACATCCCCGTGGGGTCGACCACCGCGGGCTCGATCGCGGTCGCCGCCGAGTCGACCGTCGCCACGCGCATGAGCGCGCCCCCCTCCTTCGACGTCGCGGACTTCCCCGTCCCGCACGGCCGTGAGGAGGAGTGGCGGTTCACCCCGCTGGAGCGCCTGCGCGGCCTGCACGACGGCACCGCGGTCGCCAGCGAGGGCCTGAAGGTCGTCGTCGAGGCCCCCGAGGGCGTCACCGTCGAGAACGTCGGCCGTGACGACGCCCGGCTCGGCAAGGCCGGCACCCCGGTGGACCGCGTCGCCGCCCAGGCGTACTCCGCCTTCGAGCAGGCGTCGGTCGTCACCGTCCCCAAGGACACCGTCCTCACCGAGCCGATCCGCATCGCGGTGCACGGCGAGGGCGGCACCGCCTTCGGCCACCAGGTGATCGAGCTCGGCGCCTTCGCCGAGGCCCTCGTCGTCATCGACCACAGCGGTGACGCCGTGCTCGCCGCCAACGTCGACTACGTGCTCGGCGACGGCGCCAAGCTGACCGTCGTCTCCGTCCAGGACTGGGACGACAAGGCCGTGCACGTGGCCCAGCACAACGCCCTCGTCGGCCGCGACGCCTCCTTCAAGTCCGTGGTCGTCACCTTCGGCGGCGACGTCGTCCGCCTGCACCCGCGCGTCAGCTACGCGGGCCCCGGCGGCGAGGCCGAGCTGTTCGGCCTGTACTTCACGGACGCCGGCCAGCACCAGGAGCACCGCCTCCTGGTCGACCACAACACCCCGCACTGCCGGTCCCACGTCGTCTACAAGGGCGCGCTCCAGGGCGAGGGCGCGCACGCGGTCTGGATCGGTGACGTGCTCATCGAGGCCAAGGCCGAGGGCACCGACACCTACGAGATGAACCGCAACCTCGTCCTCACCGACGGCTCCCGCGTCGACTCGGTCCCCAACCTGGAGATCGAGACCGGCGAGATCGTCGGCGCCGGCCACGCCTCCACCACCGGCCGCTTCGACGACGAGCAGCTCTTCTACCTGATGGCCCGCGGCATCCCGGAGCACGAGGCCCGCCGTCTGGTGGTCCGCGGCTTCTTCGCCGAGCTGGTCCAGCAGATCGGTGTCCCGGACATCGAGGAGCGCCTGCTCACCAAGATCGAGGAGGAGCTGGAGGCCGCGGTCGCATGA
- a CDS encoding aminoglycoside N(3)-acetyltransferase, with the protein MPTPVPNGPLITRDTLAQQLRHLGVKPGDILLAHSSLSSLGWVNGGAVAAVQGLLDALGPDGTLVVPTQSADLSDPELWQAPPVPPAWWETVRATMPAYDPRTTPSRGVGVIPETVRTWPGALRSAHPQTSFAALGPRAAEITERHAPDCRLGENSPLARLERLGARVLLLGAGYDACTSFHLAEYRIPAPLVAVGRPGPGGWETVTEVSITSHRFGELGHDFERDRPVVRGRVGAAEARLFPVADAVAYAERWLPLHRPREADFEHPRA; encoded by the coding sequence ATGCCGACCCCCGTCCCGAACGGCCCCCTGATCACCCGCGACACCCTCGCCCAGCAGCTACGTCACCTCGGTGTCAAGCCCGGCGACATCCTCCTCGCGCACTCCTCGCTGAGTTCCCTCGGCTGGGTGAACGGCGGTGCCGTCGCCGCCGTCCAGGGACTGCTCGACGCCCTCGGCCCGGACGGCACCCTGGTGGTCCCCACCCAGTCCGCCGACCTCTCCGACCCCGAGCTGTGGCAGGCGCCCCCGGTACCCCCGGCGTGGTGGGAGACGGTCCGGGCCACCATGCCCGCCTACGACCCGCGCACCACCCCCTCGCGCGGCGTGGGGGTGATCCCGGAGACCGTGCGCACCTGGCCCGGCGCCCTGCGCAGCGCCCACCCGCAGACCTCCTTCGCCGCGCTCGGCCCCCGCGCGGCCGAGATCACCGAGAGGCACGCCCCGGACTGCCGCCTCGGCGAGAACAGCCCGCTGGCCCGGCTGGAGCGCCTCGGCGCCCGGGTGCTGCTGCTCGGCGCGGGCTACGACGCCTGCACCAGCTTCCACCTGGCCGAATACCGGATACCCGCGCCGCTGGTGGCGGTCGGCCGGCCCGGCCCCGGCGGCTGGGAGACGGTGACCGAGGTGTCCATCACCTCCCACCGCTTCGGTGAGCTGGGCCACGACTTCGAGCGGGACCGCCCGGTCGTGCGCGGGCGGGTCGGAGCGGCCGAGGCCCGGCTGTTCCCGGTCGCGGACGCGGTGGCCTACGCCGAGCGCTGGCTGCCGCTGCACCGGCCCCGCGAGGCCGATTTCGAGCACCCCCGCGCCTGA
- a CDS encoding ABC transporter ATP-binding protein, whose translation MRSDPVVQVQALVKRYGQKTAVDGLDLEARQGVTAVLGPNGAGKTTTVETCEGYRKPDSGTVRVLGLDPLRDSAALRPRVGVMLQSGGVYSGARADEMLRHVAKLHAHPLDVDALIERLGLGSCGRTSYRRLSGGQQQRLALAMAVVGRPELVFLDEPTAGLDPQARRATWDLVRDLRTDGVSVILTTHHMDEAEQLADDVAIIDGGRVIAQGSPEELCRDGAENTLRFGGRPGLDVASLLKALPADCTADELTPGGYRVTGKIDPQLLATVTSWCAQHGVMPDRISVERHTLEDVFLELTGKELRS comes from the coding sequence ATGCGAAGTGACCCCGTGGTCCAGGTCCAGGCCCTGGTGAAGCGGTACGGCCAGAAGACCGCGGTGGACGGCCTCGACCTGGAGGCCCGGCAGGGCGTGACCGCCGTGCTCGGCCCCAACGGCGCCGGCAAGACGACCACGGTCGAGACCTGCGAGGGGTACCGGAAGCCGGACTCCGGCACGGTGCGCGTCCTCGGCCTCGACCCGCTGCGGGACTCGGCCGCGCTGCGCCCCCGCGTCGGCGTGATGCTCCAGTCCGGCGGCGTCTACTCCGGCGCCCGCGCCGACGAGATGCTGCGCCATGTCGCCAAGCTGCACGCGCACCCGCTGGACGTGGACGCCCTGATCGAGCGCCTCGGGCTCGGCTCCTGCGGCCGGACCTCCTACCGGCGGCTGTCCGGCGGCCAGCAGCAGCGACTCGCGCTGGCCATGGCCGTCGTGGGCCGCCCCGAGCTGGTCTTCCTGGACGAACCGACCGCCGGGCTCGACCCGCAGGCCCGCCGCGCCACCTGGGACCTCGTCCGGGACCTGCGCACCGACGGGGTCTCGGTGATCCTCACCACGCACCACATGGACGAGGCCGAGCAGCTCGCCGACGACGTCGCGATCATCGACGGCGGCCGGGTCATCGCCCAGGGCTCGCCCGAGGAGCTGTGCCGGGACGGCGCCGAGAACACCCTGCGCTTCGGCGGACGCCCCGGCCTGGACGTCGCCTCGCTGCTCAAGGCGCTCCCGGCGGACTGCACGGCCGACGAGCTGACGCCAGGCGGCTACCGGGTGACCGGCAAGATAGACCCGCAACTGCTCGCCACCGTGACCTCCTGGTGCGCGCAGCACGGGGTGATGCCGGACCGGATCTCGGTGGAGCGGCACACCCTCGAAGACGTCTTCCTCGAACTGACCGGCAAGGAGCTGCGCTCATGA
- a CDS encoding metal-sulfur cluster assembly factor yields the protein MTDTAEMKPASEEELREALMDVVDPELGIDVVNLGLIYGIHIDDSNVCTLDMTLTSAACPLTDVIEDQAKSVTDGLVSELRINWVWMPPWGPDKITDDGREQLRALGFNV from the coding sequence ATGACCGACACCGCTGAGATGAAGCCGGCCTCGGAGGAGGAACTCCGCGAGGCCCTGATGGACGTCGTCGACCCCGAGCTGGGCATCGACGTCGTCAACCTCGGCCTGATCTACGGCATCCACATCGACGACTCCAACGTCTGCACGCTCGACATGACGCTGACCTCCGCGGCCTGCCCGCTGACGGACGTCATCGAGGACCAGGCCAAGTCCGTCACCGACGGCCTGGTCAGCGAGCTGCGCATCAACTGGGTCTGGATGCCGCCGTGGGGCCCGGACAAGATCACCGACGACGGCCGCGAGCAGTTGCGGGCGCTGGGCTTCAACGTCTGA
- the sufC gene encoding Fe-S cluster assembly ATPase SufC, which produces MATLEIRDLHVTVEADNATKEILKGVDLTVKQGETHAIMGPNGSGKSTLAYSLAGHPKYTITGGTVTLDGEDVLAMSVDERARAGLFLAMQYPVEVPGVSVSNFLRTSATATRGEAPKLRTWVKEVKEAMERLHMDPSFAERNVNEGFSGGEKKRHEILQLELLKPQVAILDETDSGLDVDALRIVSEGVNRVRETGETGTLLITHYTRILRYIKPDFVHVFSGGRIVESGGPELADKLENEGYEAYTKGGVSA; this is translated from the coding sequence ATGGCAACGCTTGAAATCCGAGACCTGCACGTCACCGTCGAGGCCGACAACGCCACGAAGGAGATCCTCAAGGGCGTCGACCTCACCGTGAAGCAGGGCGAGACGCACGCCATCATGGGCCCCAACGGCTCGGGCAAGTCGACCCTCGCCTACTCGCTCGCGGGTCACCCGAAGTACACGATCACCGGCGGCACCGTCACCCTCGACGGCGAGGACGTCCTCGCCATGTCGGTCGACGAGCGCGCCCGCGCCGGCCTGTTCCTCGCCATGCAGTACCCGGTCGAGGTCCCCGGCGTCTCGGTCTCCAACTTCCTGCGCACCTCCGCCACCGCCACGCGCGGCGAGGCCCCCAAGCTGCGCACCTGGGTGAAGGAGGTCAAGGAGGCCATGGAGCGTCTCCACATGGACCCCTCCTTCGCCGAGCGCAACGTCAACGAGGGCTTCTCCGGCGGTGAGAAGAAGCGCCACGAGATCCTCCAGCTCGAGCTGCTCAAGCCGCAGGTCGCGATCCTGGACGAGACCGACTCCGGCCTCGACGTCGACGCCCTGCGCATCGTCTCCGAGGGCGTCAACCGCGTCCGCGAGACCGGCGAGACCGGCACCCTGCTGATCACGCACTACACGCGCATCCTGCGCTACATCAAGCCGGACTTCGTGCACGTCTTCTCCGGTGGCCGCATCGTCGAGTCCGGCGGTCCCGAGCTGGCCGACAAGCTGGAGAACGAGGGCTACGAGGCTTACACGAAGGGTGGCGTATCCGCGTGA
- a CDS encoding helix-turn-helix transcriptional regulator, with product MKNVGEARETPTGPQEELATGEHSTRNRVARSILDHGPSTVAELAGRLGLTQAAVRRHLDALAADDIVQAREQRVYGARTRGRPAKVFALTACGRDAFDQSYDQLAADALRWIAEREGGGEAVAAFARARIAAQADAYRAAVEGVEPDRRAEALARALTADGYAATARSAPLPQQGEQLCQHHCPVAHVAEQFPQLCEAETEFFAELLGTHVQRLATIAHGDGVCTTFIPKISKSDQSHHASTAGRNPA from the coding sequence GTGAAAAACGTCGGCGAGGCTCGGGAGACCCCCACGGGGCCCCAGGAAGAGCTAGCGACCGGTGAGCATTCGACGCGCAACCGGGTCGCGCGGTCCATCCTGGACCACGGCCCGTCGACCGTCGCCGAACTGGCCGGCCGGCTCGGCCTCACCCAGGCCGCCGTACGACGGCATCTGGACGCGCTGGCCGCCGACGACATCGTGCAGGCCCGCGAGCAGCGGGTGTACGGCGCCCGCACCCGCGGCCGCCCCGCCAAGGTCTTCGCCCTGACCGCCTGCGGCCGGGACGCCTTCGACCAGTCCTACGACCAGCTCGCCGCCGACGCCCTGCGCTGGATCGCCGAGCGCGAGGGCGGGGGAGAGGCCGTCGCGGCCTTCGCCCGCGCCCGTATCGCCGCCCAGGCCGACGCCTACCGCGCGGCCGTCGAGGGAGTCGAACCCGACCGCCGCGCCGAAGCCCTCGCCAGGGCCTTGACCGCGGACGGGTACGCTGCTACGGCACGCAGTGCCCCCCTCCCGCAACAGGGTGAGCAGCTCTGCCAGCACCACTGTCCGGTCGCACACGTCGCCGAGCAGTTCCCCCAGCTCTGCGAGGCGGAGACCGAGTTCTTCGCCGAGCTGCTGGGAACCCACGTCCAGCGACTGGCGACCATCGCCCACGGCGACGGCGTCTGCACGACGTTCATCCCCAAGATTTCCAAGTCCGATCAGAGCCACCACGCAAGCACGGCCGGGAGGAACCCCGCATGA
- the sufB gene encoding Fe-S cluster assembly protein SufB, whose amino-acid sequence MTLPTETAHPELEGLGKYEYGWADSDVAGASAKRGLSEAVVRDISDKKSEPEWMTKLRLKGLKLFEKKPMPNWGSDLSGIDFDNIKYFVRSTEKQAESWEDLPEDIKNTYDKLGIPEAEKQRLVAGVAAQYESEVVYHQIREDLEEQGVIFLDTDTALKEHPELFKEYFGTVIPVGDNKFASLNTAVWSGGSFIYVPKGVHVEIPLQAYFRINTENMGQFERTLIIVDEDAYVHYVEGCTAPIYKSDSLHSAVVEIIVKKGARCRYTTIQNWSNNVYNLVTKRAVAYEGATMEWVDGNIGSKVTMKYPAVYLMGEHAKGETLSIAFAGEGQHQDAGAKMVHMAPNTSSNIVSKSVARGGGRTSYRGLIEIGEGAAGSKSNVLCDALLVDTISRSDTYPYVDVREDDVSMGHEATVSKVSEDQLFYLMSRGLSEDEAMAMIVRGFVEPIAKELPMEYALELNRLIELQMEGAVG is encoded by the coding sequence ATGACGCTCCCCACGGAGACTGCCCACCCCGAACTCGAGGGTCTGGGTAAGTACGAATACGGCTGGGCCGACTCCGACGTAGCCGGCGCCTCGGCCAAGCGCGGTCTGAGCGAGGCCGTCGTCCGCGACATCTCGGACAAGAAGTCCGAGCCGGAGTGGATGACCAAGCTCCGCCTCAAGGGCCTGAAGCTGTTCGAGAAGAAGCCCATGCCCAACTGGGGCTCCGACCTCTCGGGCATCGACTTCGACAACATCAAGTACTTCGTGCGCTCCACGGAGAAGCAGGCGGAGTCCTGGGAGGACCTGCCCGAGGACATCAAGAACACCTACGACAAGCTGGGCATCCCCGAGGCCGAGAAGCAGCGCCTCGTCGCCGGTGTCGCCGCCCAGTACGAGTCGGAGGTCGTCTACCACCAGATCCGCGAGGACCTGGAGGAGCAGGGCGTCATCTTCCTGGACACCGACACCGCCCTGAAGGAGCACCCCGAGCTCTTCAAGGAGTACTTCGGCACGGTCATCCCGGTCGGCGACAACAAGTTCGCGTCGCTGAACACGGCCGTGTGGTCCGGCGGCTCCTTCATCTACGTGCCGAAGGGCGTGCACGTGGAGATCCCGCTCCAGGCCTACTTCCGGATCAACACCGAGAACATGGGCCAGTTCGAGCGGACGCTGATCATCGTCGACGAGGACGCCTACGTCCACTACGTCGAGGGCTGCACCGCGCCGATCTACAAGTCGGACTCGCTGCACTCCGCGGTCGTCGAGATCATCGTCAAGAAGGGCGCCCGCTGCCGTTACACGACCATCCAGAACTGGTCGAACAACGTCTACAACCTGGTCACCAAGCGCGCCGTCGCCTACGAGGGCGCGACCATGGAGTGGGTCGACGGCAACATCGGCTCCAAGGTGACCATGAAGTACCCGGCCGTCTACCTGATGGGCGAGCACGCCAAGGGCGAGACCCTCTCCATCGCCTTCGCGGGCGAGGGTCAGCACCAGGACGCCGGCGCCAAGATGGTCCACATGGCTCCGAACACGTCGTCCAACATCGTCTCCAAGTCGGTGGCGCGCGGCGGCGGCCGTACCTCCTACCGCGGTCTCATCGAGATCGGCGAGGGCGCGGCCGGATCGAAGTCCAACGTGCTGTGCGACGCGCTGCTCGTCGACACGATCTCCCGCTCGGACACCTACCCCTACGTCGACGTCCGCGAGGACGACGTCTCCATGGGCCACGAGGCGACCGTCTCCAAGGTCTCCGAGGACCAGCTCTTCTACCTGATGAGCCGCGGCCTCTCCGAGGACGAGGCGATGGCGATGATCGTGCGCGGCTTCGTCGAGCCCATCGCCAAGGAGCTGCCCATGGAGTACGCGCTGGAGCTCAACCGGCTGATCGAGCTGCAGATGGAGGGCGCGGTCGGCTGA
- a CDS encoding cysteine desulfurase, whose product MTQLPGLLDTEALRKDFPILDRQVHDGRKLVYLDNAATSQKPRQVLDALSEYYERYNANVHRGVHVLAEEATALYEGARDKVADFINAPSRDEVIFTKNASESLNLVANMLGWADEPYRVDHETEIVITEMEHHSNIVPWQLLAQRTGAKLKWFGLTDDGRLDLSNIDEIITEKTKIVSFVLVSNILGTVNPVEAIVRRAQEVGALVCIDASQAAPHMPLDVQALGADFVAFTGHKMCGPTGIGVLWGRQELLEDLPPFLGGGEMIETVSMHSSTYAPAPHKFEAGTPPIAQAVGLGAAIDYLNSIGMDKILAHEHALTEYAVKRLGEVPDLRIIGPSTAEDRGAAISFTLGDIHPHDVGQVLDEQGIAVRVGHHCARPVCLRYGIPATTRASFYLYSTPAEVDALVEGLEHVRNFFG is encoded by the coding sequence GTGACACAGCTGCCGGGCCTCCTCGACACCGAGGCGCTGCGCAAGGACTTCCCGATCCTGGACCGCCAGGTCCACGACGGGCGCAAGCTCGTATACCTGGACAACGCGGCGACCTCGCAGAAGCCGCGCCAGGTGCTGGACGCCTTGAGCGAGTACTACGAGCGCTACAACGCCAATGTCCACCGCGGCGTGCACGTCCTCGCCGAGGAGGCCACGGCGCTGTACGAGGGCGCGCGTGACAAGGTCGCCGACTTCATCAACGCGCCCAGCCGCGACGAGGTGATCTTCACCAAGAACGCCTCCGAGTCGCTCAACCTCGTGGCCAACATGCTGGGCTGGGCCGACGAGCCCTACCGCGTGGACCACGAGACCGAGATCGTCATCACGGAGATGGAGCACCACTCCAACATCGTGCCGTGGCAGCTCCTCGCGCAGCGCACCGGCGCGAAGCTGAAGTGGTTCGGTCTCACCGACGACGGCCGTCTCGACCTGTCCAACATCGACGAGATCATCACCGAGAAGACGAAGATCGTCTCCTTCGTGCTGGTCTCCAACATCCTGGGCACGGTCAACCCGGTCGAGGCGATCGTGCGCCGCGCCCAGGAGGTCGGCGCGCTCGTCTGCATCGACGCCTCCCAGGCCGCGCCGCACATGCCGCTGGACGTGCAGGCGCTCGGCGCCGACTTCGTGGCCTTCACCGGCCACAAGATGTGCGGTCCGACCGGCATCGGTGTGCTCTGGGGCCGCCAGGAGCTCCTGGAGGACCTGCCTCCGTTCCTCGGCGGCGGCGAGATGATCGAGACGGTGTCGATGCACTCCTCGACCTACGCGCCCGCGCCGCACAAGTTCGAGGCGGGCACGCCCCCGATCGCCCAGGCGGTCGGTCTCGGTGCCGCCATCGACTACCTGAACTCGATCGGCATGGACAAGATCCTCGCCCACGAGCACGCGCTCACCGAGTACGCGGTGAAGCGGCTGGGCGAGGTCCCCGACCTGCGCATCATCGGCCCCTCCACGGCCGAGGACCGCGGCGCGGCGATCTCCTTCACCCTCGGCGACATCCACCCGCACGACGTGGGCCAGGTCCTCGACGAGCAGGGCATCGCGGTCCGCGTCGGCCACCACTGCGCGCGGCCCGTCTGCCTGCGGTACGGAATTCCGGCGACCACCCGGGCGTCGTTCTATCTGTACTCCACGCCCGCCGAGGTCGACGCACTGGTCGAGGGGCTGGAGCACGTACGGAACTTCTTCGGCTGA
- the sufU gene encoding Fe-S cluster assembly sulfur transfer protein SufU, with protein MKLDSMYQEVILDHYKNPHGRGLRDGDAEVHHVNPTCGDEITLRVRYDGTKVADVSYEGQGCSISQASASVLNELLVGKDLPEAQKIQETFLELMQSKGRIEPDDAMEEVLEDAVAFAGVSKYPARVKCALLSWMAWKDATAQALGDADVERKTA; from the coding sequence GTGAAGCTGGATTCGATGTACCAGGAAGTCATCCTGGACCACTACAAGAACCCGCACGGGCGTGGTCTGAGGGACGGCGACGCCGAGGTGCACCACGTGAACCCGACGTGCGGCGACGAGATCACCCTCCGGGTGAGGTACGACGGCACGAAGGTCGCGGACGTCTCGTACGAGGGCCAGGGCTGTTCCATCAGCCAGGCCTCGGCGTCCGTGCTGAACGAACTGCTGGTGGGCAAGGACCTGCCCGAGGCACAGAAGATCCAGGAGACCTTCCTGGAGCTGATGCAGTCCAAGGGCCGGATCGAGCCCGACGACGCGATGGAGGAGGTGCTGGAGGACGCGGTCGCGTTCGCCGGCGTCTCCAAGTACCCCGCGCGGGTCAAGTGCGCCCTCCTGAGCTGGATGGCGTGGAAGGACGCGACGGCCCAGGCACTGGGTGACGCCGACGTCGAAAGGAAGACGGCATGA